One segment of Pleomorphomonas sp. PLEO DNA contains the following:
- a CDS encoding GumC family protein — MDSSEFDVRNAIGLVRRQIWLIVSTVLIIVGLAAVYVFLQTPTYTASTLILVDPRQKNALDPESQMSLMPTDNARVESEVEILKSPSTQLQAISRLGLVKDPEFGVKLGTVDRLMVFLKIKTMENLLADTDSQLQSVLGRFSNNISIARRGLTYVISVSATSSDPAKAALIANTVSSTYIDAQVDAKIANALTVRDALNRRLAQASTTINESENRIDTFVNENIEKVSNESARADITAMRANLDALKAQSISAQSLQSSVSTLAANKDWDSIAAQLKSDTVSQIKAERDKVLADIGNAAAGSNRESNLRASLSQLDKRLTDQVNVELGTLSDRVKVAQQEQDKLRTTIRDTVLSSNLSNDVMVKIYELQQESTVAKTLYQDLLQRLRGVETQADLQLADSRIVSAALPPMGRALRKPNSF, encoded by the coding sequence ATGGATTCATCCGAATTCGATGTTCGCAACGCAATTGGTCTCGTCCGCCGCCAGATTTGGCTTATTGTATCAACCGTACTGATTATCGTCGGCTTGGCAGCCGTCTACGTTTTCCTCCAGACGCCAACCTATACCGCCTCGACACTCATTCTGGTCGACCCCCGACAGAAAAACGCGCTCGACCCAGAAAGCCAGATGTCGCTTATGCCCACCGACAACGCGCGGGTGGAAAGCGAAGTCGAAATTTTAAAATCTCCATCGACCCAGCTCCAGGCTATTTCTCGTCTCGGACTGGTCAAGGACCCGGAATTCGGCGTTAAGCTCGGCACCGTCGATCGTCTGATGGTTTTCCTGAAAATCAAGACGATGGAAAACCTGCTGGCCGATACCGATAGTCAGCTGCAGTCGGTACTGGGACGCTTTTCCAACAATATTTCGATCGCGCGCCGTGGACTGACCTACGTTATCAGCGTCTCTGCCACTTCGTCTGATCCGGCCAAGGCGGCATTGATCGCCAACACCGTATCCAGCACCTACATCGACGCTCAGGTTGATGCCAAGATCGCCAATGCCCTGACCGTGCGCGATGCGCTCAATCGTCGCCTCGCCCAGGCTTCGACGACGATCAACGAATCCGAGAATCGGATCGATACCTTCGTCAACGAGAACATCGAGAAGGTTTCCAACGAAAGCGCGCGCGCCGACATTACAGCCATGCGCGCCAATCTTGACGCATTGAAGGCTCAAAGCATATCCGCTCAGTCGCTGCAGTCGAGCGTATCTACGCTCGCCGCCAACAAGGACTGGGACAGCATCGCGGCGCAGCTGAAGTCCGACACCGTCAGTCAGATCAAGGCCGAACGCGACAAGGTTCTCGCCGACATCGGCAACGCCGCGGCGGGGTCGAACCGAGAAAGCAACCTGCGCGCCAGCCTCTCACAGCTTGACAAGCGTCTCACCGATCAGGTCAACGTCGAACTCGGTACGCTGTCCGATCGCGTCAAAGTGGCGCAGCAGGAGCAGGATAAGCTACGGACTACCATCCGCGATACCGTACTCTCCAGCAATCTTTCCAATGACGTGATGGTCAAGATCTACGAACTCCAGCAAGAGTCGACGGTCGCCAAGACGCTCTACCAGGATCTGCTGCAACGTCTACGCGGCGTCGAGACCCAGGCCGATCTACAGCTGGCAGACAGTCGCATTGTGTCAGCGGCGCTCCCCCCGATGGGCCGAGCGCTCCGAAAACCCAACTCATTCTGA
- a CDS encoding transglutaminase-like cysteine peptidase codes for MNKLVRLMIVLAAAALLPQVASAGFLNIPKQSLDLPTAGRVNTKGLTVGPTGFYVMCSVIPSACKVQRAKNVGSTAGDVQLTVETLALLDRVNREVNGAMNPQPEIGSADVWKIGGASGDCEDYALTKRAALLRKGFPTSALLMTTVVTGRGESHAVLMVRTDRGDFVLDNLNQIVKPWNSTGYRFVTMQSPTNPRIWVKL; via the coding sequence ATGAACAAGTTGGTCCGCCTTATGATCGTCCTGGCCGCCGCCGCTCTCCTTCCTCAGGTGGCGTCGGCTGGCTTTCTAAATATCCCAAAGCAGAGTTTGGATCTGCCTACCGCTGGCCGTGTCAACACAAAGGGGCTTACAGTTGGCCCGACCGGCTTTTATGTGATGTGTTCGGTTATACCGTCCGCCTGCAAGGTCCAACGCGCCAAGAATGTCGGTTCAACGGCTGGTGATGTCCAGCTCACGGTCGAAACTTTAGCGCTGCTTGACCGCGTTAATCGTGAAGTCAACGGTGCTATGAACCCGCAGCCAGAAATCGGATCCGCTGACGTCTGGAAAATCGGCGGCGCGTCCGGTGATTGCGAGGATTATGCTCTGACTAAGCGGGCAGCTTTGCTGCGCAAGGGATTCCCAACTTCGGCACTACTAATGACTACGGTGGTTACTGGGCGGGGTGAATCGCATGCCGTCTTGATGGTTCGTACTGATCGGGGCGACTTCGTGCTCGACAACCTCAACCAAATCGTCAAGCCATGGAATAGCACTGGATACCGTTTTGTGACGATGCAGTCGCCCACTAACCCCCGTATCTGGGTTAAACTGTAA
- a CDS encoding sugar transferase, with product MRLTDLNSDFSRGGAESSSGLHEASRVMQSSTFSPSQSAAVAAPYSGFAINDGWSEVEYNWRPAHLAAKRLVDFFGAAFGLLLLSPLLIAVAAIIKITSAGPVFFRQERTGLDNKPFQIFKFRSMYTDRCDLSGVAQTVAGDARITPIGRIIRKTSIDELPQLINVLLGDMSLVGPRPHVPGMLAAGVRYEELVIGYERRHAMRPGITGLAQAEGLRGPTIEVEPSVMRVVRDIEYIRSFSIWLDIRILFRTVINEIVRGQGF from the coding sequence ATGCGTCTAACGGATCTTAATAGTGATTTTTCCAGGGGCGGCGCCGAAAGCTCGTCCGGATTGCACGAAGCCTCACGCGTGATGCAGTCGTCGACTTTTTCGCCGAGCCAGTCAGCGGCTGTCGCGGCGCCATATAGCGGTTTCGCCATCAACGATGGATGGTCTGAAGTCGAATACAATTGGCGGCCGGCCCATCTCGCAGCGAAAAGGTTGGTCGATTTCTTCGGTGCCGCCTTCGGATTGCTGCTGCTGTCGCCGCTGCTCATCGCCGTGGCCGCGATCATCAAGATCACCAGCGCAGGCCCGGTCTTCTTCCGGCAAGAGCGGACGGGACTGGATAACAAGCCGTTTCAGATCTTCAAGTTCCGCTCCATGTACACGGACCGGTGCGATCTGTCTGGCGTAGCCCAGACGGTTGCCGGCGATGCGCGTATTACGCCGATCGGTCGGATCATCCGTAAAACCAGCATCGATGAGTTGCCTCAGCTCATCAATGTTCTACTGGGCGACATGTCATTGGTCGGACCGCGTCCGCACGTGCCCGGCATGCTGGCGGCGGGCGTCCGCTACGAAGAGCTGGTTATTGGTTACGAGCGTCGCCACGCCATGCGCCCCGGGATTACCGGGCTCGCTCAGGCCGAAGGTCTGCGCGGACCGACAATCGAGGTGGAGCCGTCGGTCATGCGGGTCGTGCGCGATATCGAGTACATCCGCAGCTTCTCGATCTGGCTGGACATCCGCATTCTCTTCCGTACCGTGATTAATGAAATCGTGCGCGGACAGGGGTTCTAG
- the cobU gene encoding bifunctional adenosylcobinamide kinase/adenosylcobinamide-phosphate guanylyltransferase: protein MAPIIFVLGGARSGKSRFAEQRTRAFAAQEKIYIATAECRDAEMESRIAQHRSSRGLDWQTIEAPYRLAEILIAEARGNRAVLVDCLTLWLTNHLLSGADLEAECEGLASALAGAGGPVVLVSNEVGLSIVPENALARQFRDEAGRLNQKIAAVADEAWFVAAGLPLRLK, encoded by the coding sequence ATGGCACCGATCATCTTCGTCTTGGGCGGGGCCCGTTCCGGCAAGAGCCGATTCGCCGAACAGCGAACGCGCGCCTTCGCAGCGCAAGAGAAGATCTACATCGCCACCGCCGAATGCCGCGACGCGGAGATGGAAAGCCGGATTGCCCAACACCGGTCGAGCCGAGGCCTCGACTGGCAAACGATCGAAGCGCCATACCGCCTCGCCGAGATACTGATTGCCGAAGCTCGCGGCAATCGGGCCGTGCTCGTCGATTGTCTGACGCTTTGGCTAACCAATCACCTGCTGTCAGGAGCGGACCTTGAGGCCGAGTGCGAGGGCCTCGCTTCTGCTCTCGCCGGTGCCGGCGGACCAGTGGTGTTGGTGTCCAATGAAGTTGGGCTATCCATCGTCCCCGAAAATGCTCTCGCCCGCCAATTCCGCGACGAGGCCGGCCGGCTCAACCAAAAAATCGCCGCGGTTGCCGACGAAGCTTGGTTCGTTGCCGCCGGCCTGCCGCTGCGGCTGAAATGA
- a CDS encoding amino acid permease, producing the protein MSTSEGSVSYKKADASYFEQRHLSRYAGIWSLWALGVGAVISGHFSGWNFGFATGGWGGMLAAGAIIAVMYLGLSLSIAEMSPALPHTGAAYSFARTAMGPWGGFVTGLCENVEYVLTPAVIVTFITAYVNSILGLDAAYSPLVWIVFYAIFLALNVFGLELSFKVTLVVTVLSLAVLVFFWVSAIPHMDFSRWALNIGVGPDGAAIELPEGGGKWFPFGFSGVLATLPFAVWLFLAIEQLPLAAEESVDPKRDMPKGLIMGISTLILSAFMIVLLNPSVVGVGAFHLGSSLEPLLDGFRAVYGDSGVVLLGIVALTGLIASFHTILYAQGRQVYSLSRAGYFPTALSLTHSKYKTPHVAMVSGSIVGLLVMMVIWFALGATEGGSAIGSVLLNMAVFGAMFSYIMQAISFILLRVNQPDIERPYKSPLGIPGAVLTILIAVVTLYYQVQDPNFSKGVLWVAVWFAAAIAYFAFIGRHKLILSPEEEFAIAHAGGAGPDAEEPAPAE; encoded by the coding sequence ATGTCCACCTCCGAAGGAAGCGTCAGCTACAAGAAAGCCGACGCCAGCTATTTCGAGCAGCGGCATCTGTCGCGCTATGCCGGCATCTGGTCGCTATGGGCGCTGGGTGTCGGCGCCGTGATTTCCGGCCATTTTTCCGGCTGGAACTTTGGGTTTGCCACAGGCGGCTGGGGTGGCATGCTGGCCGCCGGGGCCATTATCGCCGTCATGTATCTCGGCCTTTCACTGTCGATTGCCGAGATGAGCCCGGCGCTGCCGCATACCGGCGCCGCCTATTCATTTGCCCGGACGGCGATGGGCCCGTGGGGTGGTTTCGTCACCGGCCTCTGCGAGAATGTTGAATATGTACTTACCCCGGCGGTGATCGTCACCTTCATCACTGCTTATGTAAATTCCATTCTTGGCCTCGATGCTGCCTATTCACCACTCGTCTGGATCGTTTTCTATGCGATCTTCCTCGCGCTCAACGTGTTCGGCCTTGAGTTGTCGTTCAAGGTGACGCTGGTGGTGACGGTGCTATCGCTTGCCGTCCTCGTGTTCTTCTGGGTGAGCGCCATCCCGCACATGGATTTCTCGCGTTGGGCGCTCAACATCGGTGTTGGACCTGATGGCGCGGCGATCGAACTGCCTGAGGGCGGTGGCAAATGGTTCCCGTTCGGCTTCTCGGGCGTACTCGCCACGCTGCCGTTTGCCGTGTGGCTATTCCTCGCCATCGAGCAGTTGCCGCTTGCCGCCGAGGAATCGGTGGATCCCAAGCGTGACATGCCCAAAGGCCTCATCATGGGAATCTCGACGCTGATCCTCTCGGCGTTCATGATCGTCCTGCTGAATCCGTCGGTTGTCGGCGTCGGCGCCTTTCATCTCGGCTCGTCGCTCGAGCCGTTGCTGGATGGCTTCCGCGCCGTGTACGGCGACAGTGGTGTGGTACTCCTTGGCATCGTGGCACTCACCGGTCTGATTGCCTCCTTCCACACCATTCTCTACGCCCAGGGTCGGCAGGTTTATTCTCTGTCGCGCGCCGGGTACTTCCCAACGGCGCTTTCGCTGACGCATTCCAAGTACAAGACGCCGCATGTCGCCATGGTCAGCGGCTCCATCGTCGGTCTTCTCGTCATGATGGTGATCTGGTTCGCGCTCGGTGCGACAGAAGGCGGCTCGGCGATCGGCTCGGTGCTGCTCAACATGGCGGTGTTCGGCGCCATGTTCTCCTACATCATGCAGGCGATTTCCTTCATCCTGCTGCGGGTCAATCAGCCGGATATCGAGCGCCCCTACAAGAGCCCGCTCGGCATACCCGGCGCGGTTCTGACCATCCTCATCGCGGTGGTCACGCTCTACTATCAGGTGCAGGACCCCAACTTCTCCAAGGGCGTGCTTTGGGTGGCCGTGTGGTTTGCCGCGGCGATCGCCTATTTTGCGTTCATCGGCCGTCACAAGCTGATCCTCTCGCCTGAGGAAGAGTTTGCCATCGCTCACGCAGGCGGCGCTGGCCCGGATGCCGAGGAGCCTGCTCCGGCCGAATAA